One Nitrosomonas sp. PY1 DNA window includes the following coding sequences:
- a CDS encoding phage tail protein translates to MLRRDPLSAFNFHVEIENLLIAGFAECSGLQAEMEPQSYLEGGVNSFEHNFWGRTKFPRLVLKRGLTQIDGLWDWYWNVMQGKIKRKNGTIYLCGNHRLPVMAWHFSQALPVKWTGPDLKADSATLAFESIELVHQGLRWEEMR, encoded by the coding sequence ATGTTGCGCCGTGACCCTTTAAGCGCTTTCAATTTTCATGTGGAAATTGAAAATCTGTTGATTGCCGGTTTTGCAGAATGCAGCGGTTTGCAAGCAGAGATGGAACCCCAATCTTATTTAGAAGGCGGAGTGAATAGCTTTGAACATAACTTCTGGGGTCGTACCAAATTCCCTCGCCTGGTATTAAAACGTGGCCTGACGCAGATCGATGGTTTATGGGACTGGTACTGGAATGTCATGCAAGGCAAAATAAAACGTAAAAACGGTACGATTTATTTGTGCGGCAACCACCGGCTACCAGTGATGGCGTGGCATTTTTCGCAAGCATTACCGGTCAAATGGACGGGTCCCGATCTTAAAGCCGACTCCGCAACATTGGCGTTTGAAAGCATTGAGCTGGTGCATCAGGGTTTGCGCTGGGAAGAGATGAGATGA
- a CDS encoding DUF6760 family protein has product MPTLRKRIRRGARQRGGVWRYPLTRLYEEVAYIAYHFHWSHAQIFEFEHRERQQWVNEIAKINHNLNEQSNDDR; this is encoded by the coding sequence TTGCCCACATTGCGAAAAAGAATTCGACGTGGAGCTAGACAGCGCGGGGGAGTATGGCGCTACCCCTTAACGCGGCTCTATGAGGAGGTAGCTTACATTGCATATCACTTTCACTGGTCGCATGCGCAGATATTCGAATTTGAACACCGGGAACGGCAACAATGGGTAAACGAAATTGCAAAAATCAACCACAATCTCAATGAACAATCGAATGATGATCGTTAA
- a CDS encoding phage tail protein — MPTGTRTDPYRDYNFLVEIDGITQAGFQEAGGLDVSTDAIDYREGSDPLHVRKLPGMHKYSPITLKRGITDSDELWKWYRTVLDGKHERKNGSIILLDETGQEKIRWNFTNAWPSKWTGPSFNATSNQVAVESLEITHEQVQKA, encoded by the coding sequence ATGCCCACAGGTACACGCACCGATCCTTATCGCGATTATAATTTTTTGGTTGAAATAGACGGCATCACCCAAGCAGGCTTTCAAGAGGCGGGCGGACTGGATGTTTCCACCGATGCGATTGATTATCGTGAAGGCAGTGATCCCCTGCATGTGCGGAAGTTACCGGGCATGCACAAATATTCACCGATCACACTGAAGCGCGGCATTACCGATTCCGACGAATTATGGAAGTGGTACCGCACCGTGCTCGACGGTAAACACGAACGTAAGAATGGCTCCATTATCCTGCTGGATGAAACTGGTCAAGAAAAGATCCGCTGGAATTTCACTAATGCCTGGCCAAGCAAATGGACAGGGCCTTCATTCAATGCCACCAGCAATCAAGTTGCTGTGGAATCGCTCGAGATTACCCATGAACAGGTGCAGAAGGCCTAG
- a CDS encoding phage tail sheath subtilisin-like domain-containing protein: protein MSLAYKVPGVYREEEFQKPEVLLPTGIAGFVGVAKAKSDGNGNPLATRTQPTALYHPEDFDFYFEKQSDSFLANAVNGFFQNGGVCCYIAYAETKAIEQLEKAVEVLAPLTDVDLIAAPDAVNFMEPETLLQFQQWLLNHCAEQGNRLAILDIPIQDLQSAPDDYLEKLVAIMSTAKTYGAIYYPWLKVNEGRPIPPCGHVAGIFARSDAKAGFFKAPANEEIMGVFDLVPDVSFSNQEQFNPLGINCIRATPGRGIRLMGARTLSSEPEWRYINVRRLVITLQRSIDANMGWAVFEPNTLDLWVRIKRELDTYLHSLWLRGALQGNTAEQAYYVKCDDETNPPDILDNGGVRTEIGIAPIVPAEFVVVHIVHRQQLSTEAGGNV, encoded by the coding sequence ATGTCCCTTGCCTACAAGGTTCCGGGCGTTTACCGGGAAGAGGAGTTTCAGAAACCGGAGGTGCTGCTACCAACTGGGATAGCTGGCTTCGTCGGTGTTGCCAAAGCCAAATCAGATGGCAATGGCAATCCCCTTGCCACGCGAACGCAACCCACGGCGTTATATCACCCGGAAGACTTCGATTTTTATTTCGAAAAGCAGAGCGATAGCTTTCTAGCTAACGCGGTTAATGGCTTTTTCCAGAATGGTGGCGTGTGCTGTTATATCGCTTACGCTGAAACTAAAGCTATAGAACAGCTAGAGAAAGCGGTTGAAGTGCTAGCGCCGTTGACTGATGTCGATCTTATTGCGGCTCCGGATGCGGTAAATTTTATGGAGCCTGAAACTCTTCTTCAGTTTCAACAGTGGTTATTGAACCATTGTGCGGAACAAGGCAACCGCCTCGCTATTCTGGATATTCCCATTCAGGATCTCCAATCGGCACCCGACGATTATCTGGAAAAGCTTGTAGCTATCATGAGTACTGCCAAAACATACGGGGCAATTTATTATCCCTGGCTAAAAGTGAATGAAGGTCGCCCGATACCGCCCTGCGGTCATGTCGCCGGCATCTTCGCTCGCAGTGACGCCAAAGCAGGTTTCTTCAAAGCTCCGGCCAACGAAGAAATAATGGGCGTGTTCGATCTTGTGCCGGACGTAAGTTTTTCGAACCAAGAACAATTCAATCCCCTCGGCATCAACTGCATCCGCGCCACACCCGGCCGCGGCATCCGGTTAATGGGGGCGCGCACTTTGAGCAGTGAACCGGAATGGCGCTATATCAACGTCAGGCGACTGGTCATCACCTTGCAACGCTCGATTGATGCCAACATGGGCTGGGCGGTCTTTGAGCCCAATACCCTCGATCTTTGGGTTCGGATCAAACGGGAACTTGATACGTATCTGCACAGCTTGTGGCTACGTGGCGCTTTGCAGGGTAATACGGCCGAACAGGCTTACTACGTAAAATGCGATGATGAAACGAATCCGCCTGATATACTCGATAACGGTGGGGTGAGAACTGAGATAGGTATTGCTCCCATAGTCCCAGCGGAATTTGTGGTGGTTCATATCGTCCATCGGCAGCAATTATCTACCGAAGCAGGAGGTAATGTTTGA
- a CDS encoding phage tail sheath C-terminal domain-containing protein, which produces MADETKLDRPGNTDYAAWYFPWIKVADPANPKNMINVPPSGHIAGIYARVDTNRGVHKAPANEVIRGALDVTVPLSRFQQDGLNPKGINCIRMLNGNILVWGGRTLGGSANYDLKYINVRRTLLFLRKSIDQNTQWVVFEPNTPALWQKITRNVNAFLTTVWRSGALFGNTAEEAFYVKCDAENNPPDVREAGAVVTEIGVAIARPAEFVIFQISQWSGPNQ; this is translated from the coding sequence GTGGCGGATGAAACAAAACTGGACAGACCCGGCAATACCGATTACGCGGCTTGGTACTTTCCCTGGATCAAAGTCGCTGATCCGGCTAATCCCAAAAACATGATCAACGTGCCACCCAGTGGCCATATTGCCGGCATTTATGCCCGTGTCGATACTAACAGAGGAGTGCACAAAGCGCCTGCCAATGAAGTGATTCGCGGTGCGCTCGATGTAACCGTACCTTTAAGCAGATTCCAACAGGACGGTTTAAACCCCAAAGGCATCAACTGTATCCGCATGCTGAACGGCAATATCCTGGTGTGGGGCGGGCGCACCCTGGGCGGCAGCGCCAACTACGATCTGAAATATATCAATGTCCGCCGCACGTTGTTGTTTTTGCGTAAATCCATAGATCAAAACACGCAATGGGTGGTATTTGAACCCAACACACCGGCTTTATGGCAAAAGATCACTCGAAACGTCAACGCGTTTCTTACCACTGTGTGGCGTTCCGGCGCTTTATTTGGGAATACCGCGGAGGAAGCCTTTTATGTGAAATGCGATGCCGAAAACAATCCACCGGATGTGCGGGAGGCAGGCGCAGTCGTTACCGAGATCGGTGTGGCCATTGCCCGGCCGGCAGAGTTTGTTATCTTCCAAATAAGTCAATGGTCAGGACCTAACCAGTAA
- a CDS encoding IS1595 family transposase, with translation MVIDVLERDDLPFPRSLPDFQRLFPNEAACAAYLERARWSDGFVCDYCGTLGEPYRFANRPSVCRCRHCNRDTSLTAGTVMERTHTPLSVWFWAAYLVASQTPGMSAAQFQRQLGLSRYETAFQILHKLRVGMVRPDQDRIGGNPFDAVEADETYVGGRTRGKGRGVHDMVLVAGAVEVKQRKHGGSLNKRRTGRYAGRVRLAVVPDRSAKSLGGFIERVVTPGATIITDDWSGYAALEKRGYLHTAVAERGDMQVAETFLPIIHLVFSNLKTWLRGIHHGVSPQHLQAYLNEFTFRFNRRFYPFNAFRSLLGIAGDVTAPTYAELYTKKSRPTTTSSYLGS, from the coding sequence ATGGTTATCGACGTGCTTGAGCGAGACGATTTGCCGTTCCCTCGCTCGCTTCCTGATTTTCAGCGACTGTTCCCGAACGAAGCGGCCTGCGCGGCCTATCTTGAGCGCGCCCGATGGAGCGACGGATTCGTTTGTGACTACTGCGGCACACTCGGAGAGCCTTATCGCTTCGCCAATCGCCCCAGCGTTTGTCGGTGCCGTCACTGCAACCGAGACACGAGCCTCACTGCGGGCACCGTCATGGAACGCACCCACACACCTCTCTCCGTATGGTTCTGGGCAGCCTACTTGGTTGCCAGCCAAACACCCGGTATGTCTGCTGCCCAATTCCAGCGGCAACTCGGGCTGTCGCGTTATGAGACTGCTTTCCAGATTCTCCACAAACTGCGGGTCGGCATGGTGCGTCCCGACCAAGATCGGATTGGTGGCAACCCCTTCGATGCCGTCGAGGCCGATGAAACCTACGTCGGAGGACGTACTCGCGGCAAGGGTCGAGGCGTTCACGACATGGTTCTCGTCGCCGGTGCGGTCGAGGTTAAACAGCGCAAGCACGGTGGCAGCCTCAATAAGCGGAGGACTGGGCGTTACGCCGGACGTGTTCGGCTCGCTGTGGTGCCAGACCGCAGTGCCAAATCGTTGGGCGGTTTCATTGAGCGCGTCGTTACGCCAGGCGCCACCATCATTACCGATGACTGGAGCGGCTACGCGGCGCTTGAAAAGCGAGGGTATCTTCATACCGCCGTTGCGGAACGTGGCGACATGCAAGTTGCCGAAACTTTTCTGCCCATCATTCACCTCGTGTTCTCCAATCTCAAAACATGGTTACGTGGCATTCACCACGGCGTCAGCCCGCAACACCTGCAAGCCTATCTCAACGAATTCACGTTTCGATTCAACCGCCGTTTCTACCCTTTCAACGCATTCCGTTCCCTGCTTGGCATTGCTGGTGATGTCACTGCGCCGACGTATGCTGAACTTTATACAAAAAAATCACGGCCCACTACTACATCTAGCTACCTTGGGAGTTAA
- a CDS encoding Pvc16 family protein: MIRDLSETLRKILDDKALAVDYPELEAAQIVFDRPAESFSPAQTTINLFLYDIRENMELRTNEPITRFVDQRVTIQRPPLRIACSYLITAWPVGGAEPILQEHQLLSQVLQVLSSYSHIPGKFLQGKLKNQSPPLPVMVARSDGLKDPSEFWTALGNKLRPSITVSITISMDKIEENPVEAPLVQLHDIILGLRSAPTEERVMPDQRSEGYRVGGFVKDADGNPLENVLISVVDLGLTTHTDANGCYQFGLLTAGTYTIKAAKEGGPEKTIKVTVPVKNKQTENPMNIEL, from the coding sequence ATGATTCGCGATCTCAGTGAAACCTTACGGAAAATTTTGGATGATAAAGCACTTGCCGTCGATTATCCGGAATTGGAAGCCGCCCAGATTGTGTTTGACCGGCCAGCGGAATCGTTTAGTCCTGCGCAAACAACCATCAATTTGTTCTTGTATGATATCCGGGAAAATATGGAGTTGCGCACCAACGAACCTATCACCCGCTTCGTTGACCAACGGGTAACCATCCAGCGTCCGCCTTTACGTATTGCTTGCTCCTATTTAATCACCGCCTGGCCAGTGGGCGGAGCTGAACCAATCCTGCAGGAACATCAACTGCTTAGCCAGGTTTTGCAAGTTTTATCAAGCTATTCTCATATTCCTGGTAAGTTTTTGCAGGGCAAACTCAAGAATCAGTCGCCGCCATTGCCTGTTATGGTTGCCCGTTCCGATGGTTTGAAAGATCCCTCCGAATTTTGGACTGCTCTGGGTAATAAATTGCGACCGTCGATTACCGTTTCGATCACCATCAGCATGGATAAGATTGAGGAAAATCCAGTAGAAGCGCCGCTTGTGCAATTACACGATATTATTCTTGGCCTACGTTCTGCCCCAACTGAGGAACGTGTCATGCCTGATCAACGCTCAGAGGGCTATCGCGTGGGTGGATTCGTCAAAGACGCTGATGGAAATCCTCTCGAAAACGTGCTGATCAGCGTGGTTGATTTGGGACTGACAACCCATACGGATGCAAATGGCTGTTACCAGTTTGGATTACTTACTGCCGGCACTTATACGATTAAAGCAGCCAAAGAAGGCGGTCCCGAAAAAACGATTAAAGTAACTGTGCCGGTTAAAAATAAGCAGACCGAAAATCCCATGAACATAGAACTGTAA
- a CDS encoding AAA family ATPase encodes MITKIKVDKVNAAEGLAIAFTRLDGLLGSALDLTQNLYESAQSGILPGLQIQPEEVSRLLDRPPCKSLLWSSLVNSNEASIKHSPRLSLLAKHFCLSTFDIDVLIIAMAPEFDLRYERIYAFLQDDITRKRPSIDLALSLLCQTTEEKLVNRARFTPESPLLRTGLITLGSEAHQATYSFLSSTLFINSRFVQWLCGETEMDERLISFCSHSEPTMALDDLYLNDPIKTALKRWITGADKEDAACNIYLYGKIGSGRKQVAEAIAMQKGMRLITFKVEKALKMHLDFNQVCRQLVLEAWFQSALIYIENADVLDFESHRHEFQCISELIERNPGLIVLSGKDEGWIFRNCLYSVMTLALTMPTVEIRQALWQKHLADTPLTILDFNHLAQRFRFTPGQISASCEMAQTQAKWLKLMTPDYKLKLSDLMLAARNQTGHALSTLARKISPSYQWNDLILPDDQRSQLEEICLQFNHQYTVYNVWGLGRKLSLGRGLNILFSGPPGTGKTMAAEVIANQIGLDLYKIDLSQIVSKYIGETEKNLDKIFSAAEDANAILFFDEADALFGKRSEVKDAHDRYANIEVGYLLQKMEEYEGIAILATNLKNHLDDAFVRRLQFIIEFPMPDENYRKRIWETLFPADVPVGDDVDFQILAREIRVAGGNIKNIGLASAFYAANDGGVIRMPHLLHAARREHQKLGRSWNGFKGAAS; translated from the coding sequence ATGATAACAAAAATAAAAGTTGATAAAGTGAATGCAGCTGAAGGGCTGGCCATAGCTTTTACTCGACTGGATGGTTTACTAGGATCCGCTTTAGACTTAACCCAAAATTTATACGAATCGGCTCAATCCGGAATCTTACCGGGTTTGCAAATACAGCCAGAAGAAGTCAGTCGCTTACTCGATCGGCCTCCATGCAAGTCGTTGTTGTGGAGTTCCTTGGTTAATTCAAATGAAGCCTCCATAAAGCACTCTCCCAGACTTTCTCTTCTCGCCAAGCATTTTTGCCTTAGCACATTTGATATCGATGTACTCATTATTGCGATGGCTCCGGAGTTCGATCTCCGTTACGAACGTATTTATGCCTTTTTACAGGACGATATTACGCGAAAACGTCCCAGCATTGATCTGGCACTTAGCCTGCTATGCCAGACAACTGAGGAGAAACTGGTTAATCGAGCCAGATTTACCCCAGAGTCGCCCTTGCTAAGGACAGGACTAATTACGCTTGGTTCTGAAGCGCATCAGGCAACCTATTCTTTTCTCTCCTCAACATTATTTATTAATTCTCGATTTGTTCAGTGGTTATGCGGTGAAACAGAAATGGATGAACGACTTATCTCTTTTTGTAGTCATTCAGAACCGACTATGGCTTTGGATGACCTATACTTGAATGACCCCATTAAGACAGCCTTAAAAAGATGGATAACGGGAGCCGACAAAGAAGATGCTGCGTGTAACATTTACTTGTACGGCAAAATAGGTTCTGGCAGAAAGCAAGTTGCCGAAGCTATTGCCATGCAAAAAGGCATGCGGTTAATTACTTTCAAGGTAGAAAAAGCATTAAAAATGCACTTGGATTTCAACCAAGTTTGTCGACAACTCGTTTTAGAAGCATGGTTCCAGAGTGCGCTTATTTACATAGAGAATGCTGATGTATTAGATTTCGAAAGCCATAGACATGAATTTCAGTGCATATCTGAGTTAATTGAACGGAATCCTGGTCTCATAGTGCTTTCTGGCAAGGATGAAGGTTGGATTTTTCGTAATTGTCTATATTCAGTTATGACGCTAGCTTTGACCATGCCCACTGTTGAAATCAGGCAAGCACTATGGCAAAAACATTTAGCGGATACTCCCCTCACTATCTTAGACTTCAACCATTTGGCGCAACGATTTCGTTTTACGCCAGGACAGATTTCAGCCTCTTGTGAAATGGCTCAAACGCAGGCGAAATGGCTTAAGTTGATGACCCCTGATTACAAACTTAAGCTAAGCGACCTGATGCTTGCCGCACGAAATCAAACAGGCCATGCGCTAAGTACACTTGCCCGAAAAATTTCCCCCAGTTATCAATGGAACGACCTAATACTACCAGATGATCAACGCTCACAGCTTGAGGAAATCTGTTTACAGTTCAACCATCAATACACGGTTTACAACGTTTGGGGATTAGGCAGGAAATTATCGCTCGGTCGTGGCTTGAACATATTATTTTCGGGACCGCCAGGTACGGGCAAGACTATGGCCGCAGAGGTCATAGCGAATCAAATAGGTCTTGATCTTTACAAAATCGACTTATCTCAAATCGTCAGCAAATACATTGGAGAAACCGAAAAAAACCTGGATAAGATTTTCAGCGCCGCCGAAGATGCCAACGCAATTTTATTTTTTGACGAAGCTGATGCGCTTTTTGGGAAGCGCTCCGAAGTTAAAGATGCTCATGATCGTTATGCCAACATTGAAGTCGGTTATCTTCTGCAAAAAATGGAAGAGTATGAAGGTATTGCGATTCTGGCGACCAATCTGAAAAATCACCTGGATGATGCGTTTGTCCGGCGCTTACAATTTATCATTGAGTTCCCTATGCCGGATGAGAATTACCGAAAACGTATTTGGGAAACGTTATTTCCTGCTGATGTTCCCGTTGGAGATGATGTCGACTTCCAGATTTTGGCTCGGGAAATACGAGTAGCAGGAGGTAATATTAAGAACATCGGGCTCGCTTCGGCCTTTTATGCAGCGAACGATGGCGGTGTCATTCGCATGCCACACCTCTTGCACGCAGCACGCCGGGAACATCAGAAACTCGGCCGCAGTTGGAATGGGTTTAAAGGAGCGGCTTCATGA
- a CDS encoding IS3 family transposase, with amino-acid sequence MLSHNTDFLQQSHCNGRKTVRRVFQKTDRDLTSTHEKPMMQNVCIMIYRITEYKPRQQTIAEITEYIEIFYNRQRKQEKLGYLSPVQFSQQYYANLRTA; translated from the coding sequence ATGCTAAGCCACAATACAGATTTTTTGCAACAGAGCCATTGCAATGGCCGAAAAACTGTACGACGCGTTTTCCAGAAAACTGACCGTGATCTCACCAGCACACACGAGAAACCCATGATGCAAAACGTTTGCATCATGATTTATCGGATCACGGAGTACAAACCACGCCAACAAACCATTGCTGAGATTACCGAATATATCGAAATATTCTATAACCGACAGCGCAAGCAAGAAAAATTGGGCTATTTATCGCCTGTGCAATTTTCGCAGCAGTACTATGCAAATCTACGCACTGCCTAA
- a CDS encoding DUF4231 domain-containing protein, whose protein sequence is MDEEEYIISRVDSQIDWYDRKSKAAQCWFKWLRTIEIFSASAIPLIAGFAKDPFPATLVIGLLGTLIALISAFIGLNQFQENWTEYRATCESLKHEKFLFLTRTDPYQEEMSFRNFVQRVESLISKENSTWSQYTQAAIEKIDTNMTRKN, encoded by the coding sequence ATGGACGAAGAAGAATACATAATATCAAGAGTAGACAGCCAAATCGACTGGTATGATCGGAAGAGCAAAGCTGCGCAGTGTTGGTTTAAATGGTTAAGAACGATAGAAATTTTCTCTGCCTCAGCAATTCCCTTAATAGCTGGGTTTGCGAAAGATCCTTTCCCAGCAACCTTAGTTATCGGACTACTAGGCACTTTAATAGCTTTAATATCCGCATTCATTGGCTTGAATCAGTTTCAAGAAAACTGGACAGAATATAGAGCTACTTGCGAATCATTAAAGCATGAAAAGTTTTTATTTTTAACTAGGACTGACCCATATCAAGAAGAAATGTCATTTCGAAACTTCGTTCAACGGGTAGAAAGTTTAATATCAAAGGAAAACAGCACTTGGTCACAGTACACACAAGCCGCAATCGAAAAAATTGATACCAATATGACAAGAAAAAATTAG
- a CDS encoding N-acetylmuramidase family protein, which yields MNYSTEEVPDLIFLFQPQSNPDRGLSENDYNLAASQLKVESAVIKAIAEVETAGEAFDKLGRPRILFERHYFHRLTGGKYDIAYPDISNKIAGGYGKFSEQYGKLEKAYKLDSNAALSSVSWGRFQIMGSNYRAAGFNSVEAFVFAMTKAELEHLKAFVSFVANDSSMLKALSNKNWADFARKYNGQNYKENNYDSKLSEAYKRFAINYSTEKVPDLTSLFQPQSNPDRGLSENDYNLAASQLKVESAVIKAIAEVETAGEAFDKLGRPRILFERHYFHRLTGGKYDIAYPDISNKIAGGYGKFSEQYGKLEKAYKLDSNAALSSVSWGRFQIMGSNYRAAGFNSVEAFVFAMTKAELEHLKAFVSFVANDSSMLKALSSKNWVDFARRYNGQNYKANNYDTKLSEAYNRFKTT from the coding sequence ATGAATTATAGTACTGAGGAAGTACCTGACTTGATTTTCCTATTCCAGCCGCAGAGCAATCCCGATAGGGGATTGAGTGAGAATGACTACAATCTAGCGGCAAGCCAATTGAAGGTTGAATCTGCGGTCATCAAAGCGATTGCCGAGGTTGAAACCGCCGGTGAAGCATTTGATAAGCTTGGACGTCCACGGATTCTCTTTGAACGTCATTATTTCCATCGACTTACTGGCGGTAAATACGATATCGCATATCCTGATATCTCAAATAAAATAGCAGGCGGTTACGGAAAATTCTCTGAACAATATGGGAAGCTAGAAAAGGCGTATAAACTGGATTCAAATGCCGCCCTGAGCTCCGTCTCTTGGGGGCGATTTCAAATCATGGGAAGCAATTATCGTGCTGCCGGATTTAATTCGGTTGAAGCATTCGTTTTCGCAATGACAAAAGCAGAACTGGAACACCTCAAGGCATTTGTAAGCTTCGTAGCTAATGACAGCTCCATGCTTAAAGCCCTAAGTAATAAAAACTGGGCCGACTTCGCAAGGAAATATAACGGTCAAAACTATAAAGAAAATAACTATGACTCAAAATTGAGTGAAGCATACAAGCGCTTTGCTATCAATTATAGTACAGAGAAAGTGCCTGACTTGACTTCCCTATTCCAACCGCAGAGCAATCCCGATAGGGGATTGAGTGAGAATGACTACAATCTAGCGGCAAGCCAATTGAAGGTTGAATCTGCGGTCATCAAAGCGATTGCCGAGGTTGAAACCGCCGGTGAAGCATTTGATAAGCTTGGACGTCCACGGATTCTCTTTGAACGTCATTATTTCCATCGACTTACTGGCGGTAAATACGATATCGCATATCCTGATATCTCAAATAAAATAGCAGGCGGTTACGGAAAATTCTCTGAACAATATGGGAAGCTAGAAAAGGCGTATAAACTGGATTCAAATGCCGCCCTGAGCTCCGTCTCTTGGGGGCGATTTCAAATCATGGGAAGCAATTATCGTGCTGCCGGATTTAATTCGGTTGAAGCATTCGTTTTCGCAATGACAAAAGCAGAACTGGAACACCTCAAGGCATTTGTAAGCTTCGTGGCCAATGACAGTTCCATGCTCAAAGCCCTAAGCAGTAAAAATTGGGTTGATTTCGCAAGGAGATATAACGGTCAAAATTATAAAGCGAATAACTATGACACAAAATTGAGTGAAGCATACAATCGTTTTAAAACGACTTAA
- a CDS encoding ShlB/FhaC/HecB family hemolysin secretion/activation protein, which translates to MKKIGGFLLLAVAIFFYGNVESQPLPTNPASAPAQSQSFSVKSIHIQGNTLLPENKLMVLIAYLIGDDRTLNDLVQGATTVQQAYREAGYIGVIAFVPEQKLENGNVIIQVLEGKIDKINISGLAERDEINILRSLPHLEQGETPVARNIDRNIQMANENPTKKLRVTLVAGANPGGINVDTKVTDERPLRLLFGVDSAGTPGTGNFRTNVGIQHANLWNRDHIGTFQFQTSPTEPSRAQIYSVGYRIPFYSQFAALDAFYAHSNVESLTSAASVGVGPFGFTGKGDVAGFRAHRFLPRLGEYDHRVTLGWDWRYFNNNCTFGGNSGIAACDRIAANVTIAPVSFGYIGQKDGPIFSWGINTNISGNFGGSNQATFNAARLDADKHYVVWRFFGFTNWNLPAGFGLATRVLAQYSPHALVPGEQFGIGGGGSAMGGFISVRGYREREVVGDYGTSFNIEGLGPDFAKLVNSESLNLRPLGFFDFGWVGNNYHMPCNAHGSPCELASVGGGIRFAIGKKFSGRLDFGYALVDGTQKAAGTSRGHLAVNFHY; encoded by the coding sequence GTGAAAAAAATCGGAGGATTTTTGCTGCTAGCGGTGGCGATTTTTTTTTATGGGAATGTGGAAAGTCAGCCGCTACCTACGAATCCTGCCAGTGCGCCAGCTCAGTCCCAATCATTTTCTGTGAAATCGATTCATATTCAGGGCAATACATTATTACCAGAAAATAAGCTAATGGTATTGATTGCTTATCTTATTGGCGATGACCGCACTCTAAATGATCTTGTGCAAGGAGCGACTACCGTGCAACAAGCTTATCGCGAGGCTGGATATATAGGGGTCATTGCTTTTGTACCTGAACAAAAGCTAGAAAATGGGAATGTCATTATTCAGGTACTAGAAGGGAAAATTGATAAGATAAACATTTCTGGTCTTGCAGAACGCGATGAAATTAATATTCTTAGAAGCCTACCGCATTTAGAGCAAGGAGAAACACCAGTTGCCAGGAATATTGATCGTAATATTCAAATGGCTAATGAGAATCCAACGAAGAAGTTACGAGTTACGTTGGTAGCCGGTGCCAACCCAGGTGGAATCAATGTTGATACTAAGGTAACTGATGAAAGGCCGCTTCGACTTCTTTTTGGGGTCGATAGTGCAGGTACGCCAGGTACAGGGAACTTTAGGACAAACGTTGGGATTCAACACGCGAATTTATGGAATCGTGATCATATCGGTACGTTTCAGTTTCAGACTTCACCCACCGAGCCTAGTCGTGCCCAGATTTATAGCGTAGGTTACCGAATTCCTTTTTATAGCCAATTTGCGGCACTCGATGCATTTTATGCACACTCCAATGTTGAAAGCTTAACCTCAGCTGCCTCGGTTGGCGTCGGTCCATTTGGATTTACCGGTAAAGGTGATGTCGCAGGTTTTCGAGCTCATCGTTTTCTTCCTCGTTTGGGTGAATACGATCACCGTGTCACACTTGGTTGGGATTGGCGGTATTTTAATAATAACTGTACTTTTGGAGGGAATTCTGGCATTGCTGCGTGCGATAGGATTGCTGCAAATGTAACTATCGCACCAGTAAGTTTTGGTTATATCGGTCAAAAAGACGGGCCAATATTTTCTTGGGGGATCAATACCAATATATCCGGTAACTTTGGCGGTAGTAACCAAGCGACTTTTAATGCGGCACGTCTCGATGCAGATAAGCATTATGTTGTATGGCGCTTTTTTGGATTTACTAATTGGAACTTGCCAGCAGGATTTGGTTTGGCAACACGTGTTTTGGCGCAATATAGCCCTCATGCATTGGTTCCTGGGGAACAGTTCGGTATTGGCGGTGGCGGCAGTGCGATGGGTGGTTTCATCAGTGTGCGCGGTTATCGTGAAAGGGAGGTTGTTGGCGATTATGGAACATCCTTTAACATTGAAGGCCTCGGTCCGGACTTTGCTAAATTAGTTAATTCTGAAAGTTTGAATTTACGTCCTCTTGGTTTTTTTGATTTTGGCTGGGTAGGAAACAATTATCACATGCCTTGTAATGCACATGGATCACCCTGCGAACTCGCCAGTGTGGGTGGAGGAATCCGCTTTGCCATTGGTAAAAAATTCTCGGGTCGCTTGGATTTTGGATATGCATTAGTGGATGGAACCCAGAAAGCAGCTGGAACATCACGCGGACACTTGGCAGTTAATTTCCACTATTAA